ACCCGATCAACACCCAGTCGCCGTACGCCGCGTCGAAGGCCGGCGGGGACCGGCTGGCCGACAGCTACCACGCGAGCTTCGGCACCCCCGTGGTGACCCTCAGGCCGTTCAACACCTTCGGCCCGCGCCAGTCGATGCGCGCGGTCATCCCCACGGTCATCGGCCAGGTCGCCGCGGGGGAGCGCACCATCACCCTGGGCGACCTGCGCCCCACCCGGGACTTCACCTACGTCGAGGACACCGCGCAGGCCTTCCTCGCGGCCGGCACCGCGCCCGCCGAGCGGGTCGTCGGGCGCACCTTCAACGCCGGGACCGGCGGCGAGATCTCGGTCGGCGACCTCGTCGCCCTGATCGGCAAGGTGATGGACAGCGCCCTCGACGTCCGCGAGGACCCCGCGCGCATCCGGCCCGCGAACTCCGAGGTGATGCGGCTCGTCGCCGACGCCACCCGGCTCACCGCCGCGACCGGCTGGCAGCCCGCCCACACCCTCGAACAAGGTCTCGCCCGCACCGTGGAGTTCTTCCGCGACCCGGCCCATCTGGCCCGCTACAAGACCGGCATCTACAACATCTGACCCGTCCGGCACGTCACGTCACCGAGGTCCCCACACAACGAAGGAGGAGCCCATGCACGCAGTGATCCTGGCGGGAGGCAAGGGCGTCCGGCTGCGGCCCTACACCACCGCGCTGCCCAAGCCGCTCGTCCCCATCGGCGACCAGCACGCCATCCTGGAGATCGTGCTGCGCCAGCTGTCGACGGCCGGCTTCACCCGCTGCACCATCGCCATAGGCCACCTGGGGGAGATCATCCGCGCCTACGTCGGCGACGGCTCCCAGTGGGGCATGGCCGTCGACTACGCCACCGAGGACAGCCCCCTGGGCACCATGGGCCCGCTGCTCAACCTGCGCGACCGGCTGCCCGAGACCTTCCTGGTGATGAACGGCGACGTGCTCACCGACCTCGACTACGCCGACGTGCTGCGTCGGCACCGGGGCTCCGGGGCGCCGCTGACCATCGCCACGTACGCCCGCAAGGTGCACATCGACTTCGGCGTGCTGACCACGGACGCGAGCAGGGTCGTCGCGTTCACCGAGAAGCCCAGCATGGACTACCGCGTCTCCATGGGCGTCTACGGCCTCAGCCGCTCGACCCTGGGCACCTACACGCCGGGCCTGCCGCTCGGCTTCGACGAACTGGTCCTCGACCTGCTGGCCGCCCAGAACCCGCCGCACGCCTACGAGTTCGACGGCTACTGGCTGGACATCGGCCGCCCCGACGACTACGACCGGGCCAACGCGGAGTTCACCACCCGCAAGTCCCTGTTGCTCAAGGGAGCCTGAGCACCGCATGCGCATCCTCCTCCTGGGCGGCACCGGTTACCTGGGCCGCCACGTGGCCGAGCGGCTGCGCGCCCTGCAGGGCGCGCAGGTCCTCGCCGCCGGCCGCTCCGGCGCCGCCGGGATCCGCGTCGACCTCGCCGCGGACCGGCCCGAACAGCTCGCCGGGACCCTGGCCGCGGCGGCACCCGACGCCGTGGTCAACTGCGCCGGTGCCACCGGCGGCGACCCGGTGACCCTGGCCGAGGTCAACGCGCGCGGCCCCGCCGTGCTGTGCGCCGCGCTGCGCGAGGCGGCGCCCGCCGCCCGCCTGGTCCACCTCGGCTCGGCCGCCGAGTACGGGCCGGGCGTCCCGGACGCGCCGGTGACCGAGTCGGCGCCCGCCTGCCCGGTCACCCCGTACGGCGCGACCAAGCTCGCGGGCACGATCGCGGTCACCTCCGCCGCCCTGGACGCCGTGGTGCTCCGGGTCGGCAACCCGGTGGGCCCGGGGGCGCCCCCGGCCGGCCTGCCCGGCCGGCTCACGGCACAGCTGCGCGCCGCGGGAGGGGATCCCGCGGCGGTGCTGCGGTTCGGCGACCTGTCCGCCCACCGCGACTTCGTCGACGTCCGCGACCTCGCCCGGGCGGTGGCCCTCGCGGTCACCGCCCGGGGCCCCTGCCCCCCGTCCTCAACATCGGCGGCGGACGGGCCGTGCCGGTACGGGAACTGGTGCGGGGCCTGGCCCGGCGGGCGGGCTTCCGGGGACGGCTGGAGGAGAGCACGGGCGGTTCGGACCGCTCCGCCCGCGTCTCCTGGCAGTGCTCCGACGTCACGGCCGCCGGCCGGGTGCTCGGCTGGCGGCCCGCGCACGGCCTGGACGACGCCCTCGACACGCTGTGGGCGGCCACGGCCCCGGACGGGCGGCTGCCGTGAGCCTCCTGGTACCGCTGTACGTGCACCCGGCCGAGGACCCCGGCGCCTGGCACCGGCTGATCACCGCCGCCGACCGCACCCACGCGGTCGTCCTGAACCCGGCGAACGGCCCCGGCACCGCCCCCGACCCCGCCTTCACGGCGGCGGCCCGGGCACTGCGGGCGGCCGGCGCCCGCCTGCTGGGGTACGTCGACACCGACTACGGCGTCCGCGACCGCGCCCGGGTCGCCGAGGACATGCGCCGGCACCGGGAGTGGTACGCGACCGACGGCTGCTTCCTCGACCGCGTCACCGCCGACGTCCAGGGGCTGCCCGCCTGCCGCCGCCTGGTCCGGGACGTACGGCGGCTCGGCGCCGGCACCGTCGTCCTCAACCCGGGCGTGCACCCGGCCCCCGGCTACGCGCGCCTGGCCGATCTGACCGTCACCTTCGAGGGCCACTGGTCCACGTACGTCTCGGCGTTCACCCGGCCGGCCTGGACGGCGCGCCACCCGCCCGACCGGTTCTGCCACCTCGTCTACGGCGTGCCCGAGGTCCTGATCCCGCTCGCCGTCCGCACCGCACACGAGCGGGGAGCGGCGATCTCCGGTCCGGTCACCGGACGACCGCCCAATCCGTGGGCCGAACTGACACCGGCACTGGCCGTGACGGAGGCGTGAGGGGCGCGGACGGCGCGGTGGGCGGCGGCACCGGCGACCACCGGCACCACCGGCCCCGCACCGGCCGCGTCCGCGGTTCCGCCGCCCCGGTGCGGCGCGCCGCCGGGAGCGGACACCCCGCTTTCCTGACCGTCTGGCATGCTCTGGTCAAATCTGGCAGGCTTTCGGCAGCCGCCGCCCCGACCCACGAGGCGCGGAGCACCTGACACCGCACGGATCGCACACCCCGTCCGCGACCGCCCCGGCGCACCCCAGCCGACCGGGCGGCCACCGAGCCGGCCGGAACCCCGGCCGCCGCACAAGGAGCAGCGTGTGAGACCGACCCCCCACAAGGCACTCGGCGCCGGCCTGCTGACCGTCGCCGCGCTGACCGCCCTCTCCCTCCCCGGCGCCCCCGCCGCCGCCCAGCCCGCCCCGGCGCCCGTCGCCGCCTGCACCCCGGCCCCGACGGTCGCCAACGGCGGCTTCGAAAGCGGCACCTCGTCCTGGACCCGGTCCGCCTCCACCGTGATCACCAGCCGTACCGGCCGGAGCGCGCACGGCGGTTCCGCCTACGCCCGGCTGGGCGGCGCCGGCAGCACCCGCACCGGCACCCTCGCCCAGAGCGTCACCGTCCCGGCCGGGTGCGGCGCCGCCACCCTGACCTTCTGGCTGCACGTCGACACCGCCGAGACGACCTCCGCCACCGCCCGCGACAAGCTCACGGCCAAGGCCGGCAG
This is a stretch of genomic DNA from Streptomyces sp. TG1A-8. It encodes these proteins:
- a CDS encoding GDP-mannose 4,6-dehydratase — protein: MTSAPLAAVTGAEGFIGSHLTEALVAAGHRVRAMAQYNSFSSYGWLETLAPDVLDHVEIVLGDVRDPGSVRGLLEGADAAYHLAALIAIPYSYRAPHSYVETNVTGTLNVLEAVRALGTPRLVHTSTSETYGTARTVPITEDHPINTQSPYAASKAGGDRLADSYHASFGTPVVTLRPFNTFGPRQSMRAVIPTVIGQVAAGERTITLGDLRPTRDFTYVEDTAQAFLAAGTAPAERVVGRTFNAGTGGEISVGDLVALIGKVMDSALDVREDPARIRPANSEVMRLVADATRLTAATGWQPAHTLEQGLARTVEFFRDPAHLARYKTGIYNI
- a CDS encoding sugar phosphate nucleotidyltransferase — protein: MHAVILAGGKGVRLRPYTTALPKPLVPIGDQHAILEIVLRQLSTAGFTRCTIAIGHLGEIIRAYVGDGSQWGMAVDYATEDSPLGTMGPLLNLRDRLPETFLVMNGDVLTDLDYADVLRRHRGSGAPLTIATYARKVHIDFGVLTTDASRVVAFTEKPSMDYRVSMGVYGLSRSTLGTYTPGLPLGFDELVLDLLAAQNPPHAYEFDGYWLDIGRPDDYDRANAEFTTRKSLLLKGA
- a CDS encoding spherulation-specific family 4 protein, yielding MSLLVPLYVHPAEDPGAWHRLITAADRTHAVVLNPANGPGTAPDPAFTAAARALRAAGARLLGYVDTDYGVRDRARVAEDMRRHREWYATDGCFLDRVTADVQGLPACRRLVRDVRRLGAGTVVLNPGVHPAPGYARLADLTVTFEGHWSTYVSAFTRPAWTARHPPDRFCHLVYGVPEVLIPLAVRTAHERGAAISGPVTGRPPNPWAELTPALAVTEA